In a single window of the Limnochorda sp. L945t genome:
- a CDS encoding MoaD/ThiS family protein has translation MLIRIPKRQEHVMRGPRTVQSILEELRINPETVIVIRGQSLLTRDSVVEDADEIEVRPALSGGR, from the coding sequence GTGCTCATCCGCATTCCCAAACGGCAGGAGCACGTGATGCGAGGACCGCGTACGGTTCAGAGCATCCTGGAAGAGCTGCGCATCAACCCCGAGACGGTCATCGTCATCCGGGGGCAGAGCCTCCTCACCCGGGACAGCGTCGTGGAAGACGCCGACGAGATCGAGGTACGGCCTGCCTTGTCGGGCGGCCGCTGA
- a CDS encoding TIGR00269 family protein: MKCVKCRGPAVVEVSRHHAAFCRDHFVEHVLRQVQRAIEDEGMLAPDDRILVAVSGGKDSLALWDILHRLGYRPDGLHVQLGIGAYSEESAARTRAFAGERGLTLHVVSVAEEIGFGIGELARRTRRIPCSACGMTKRHLFNRFAREHGYTVVATGHNLDDEAATLLGNVLHWQLDYMARQSAVMPATEEGLVKKVKPLVRLAEREVAAYAVLQGIDYEVDECPMAAGATSHLYKEVLNRLEHVAPGTKQQFVFGFYERGRRHFPKEPVRLQACRVCGEPTPGEVCAFCRLTERARAAASGRSASSGNGR; the protein is encoded by the coding sequence ATGAAGTGCGTCAAGTGCCGCGGCCCGGCGGTGGTCGAGGTGTCTCGCCATCACGCCGCGTTTTGCCGGGACCACTTCGTGGAACACGTGCTGCGCCAGGTGCAGCGGGCCATCGAGGACGAGGGGATGCTCGCCCCCGACGACCGGATCCTGGTGGCCGTCTCGGGCGGTAAGGACAGCCTGGCGCTGTGGGACATCCTCCACCGCCTGGGATACCGGCCCGACGGGCTGCACGTCCAGCTCGGGATCGGAGCGTACTCGGAGGAGTCGGCGGCCAGGACCCGGGCGTTCGCCGGGGAGCGGGGGCTGACCCTGCACGTGGTCTCCGTCGCCGAGGAGATCGGGTTCGGCATCGGGGAGCTCGCCCGGCGCACCCGCCGCATCCCCTGCTCGGCGTGCGGCATGACCAAGCGGCACCTGTTCAACCGCTTCGCCCGGGAGCACGGCTACACCGTGGTGGCGACGGGACACAACCTGGACGACGAGGCCGCCACGCTGCTCGGCAACGTCCTCCACTGGCAGCTCGACTACATGGCCCGCCAGTCGGCGGTCATGCCGGCGACCGAAGAGGGGCTGGTGAAGAAGGTGAAGCCGCTGGTGCGCCTGGCCGAGCGGGAAGTGGCCGCCTACGCCGTGCTTCAGGGGATCGACTACGAGGTGGACGAGTGCCCCATGGCGGCCGGTGCCACCTCTCACCTGTACAAGGAGGTGCTCAACCGCCTGGAGCACGTGGCGCCGGGCACCAAGCAGCAGTTCGTCTTCGGCTTCTACGAGCGGGGCCGGCGCCACTTCCCCAAGGAGCCCGTGCGGCTGCAGGCGTGCCGTGTCTGCGGCGAACCGACCCCCGGCGAGGTATGCGCCTTTTGCCGGTTGACGGAGCGGGCCAGGGCCGCAGCCTCGGGGAGGAGCGCCTCCTCGGGGAACGGCCGGTGA
- the hemA gene encoding glutamyl-tRNA reductase produces the protein MRAAYRIAAAGRSGTPGAGEGTRPAMVGFDYRTTPLEVRERLRLSTPEQVEQWLRTEGAGSVVLSTCHRIEVYVEEAGALNGVVRSLAHRSGMSERAIRVHAVQRAGEDAARHLAEVAAGLQSAIVGEPQILGQVRDAMEMARRVRPVGGVLSALWERAVRAGKRVRAETGLGRGSPSLVRAALRRAEEGGVRWDQAHLAVVGSGSMAMLALQEALERGVRRFTVCARRPERARDAAQAVIEGRRGLHREVELRAEGLQALPAVLRAADLVVSATAAPGAVIDAASLASAAQRRNGKGALWVIDLAVPRDVEVPDPMPPGLIVLHIDDLGAGGGAFSGPPGAADLEAAHHIVGQEVAHFVEWLRQRQAAPEVVAMRRQAEEVRLAELEWALGRLDGELSPRAREVVEHLTRRLTNKLMHLPTVYLKELVAGPPRTEAQGSGGADAARAAG, from the coding sequence ATGCGCGCTGCGTACCGGATTGCTGCCGCCGGGCGGAGTGGCACCCCGGGAGCGGGCGAGGGCACCCGGCCGGCAATGGTAGGATTCGACTACCGCACGACGCCCCTCGAGGTGAGAGAGCGCCTGCGCTTGTCTACCCCCGAGCAAGTGGAGCAGTGGCTGAGGACCGAAGGAGCGGGATCCGTGGTGCTCTCCACCTGCCACCGGATCGAGGTGTACGTGGAAGAGGCGGGCGCCCTCAACGGGGTGGTACGGAGCCTGGCGCACCGCTCCGGGATGAGCGAGCGCGCCATCCGGGTACACGCCGTGCAGCGAGCCGGCGAGGATGCCGCACGCCACCTCGCCGAGGTGGCGGCGGGGCTGCAGTCGGCCATCGTCGGGGAGCCCCAGATCCTGGGGCAGGTGCGCGACGCCATGGAGATGGCCCGGCGGGTGAGGCCCGTGGGCGGCGTGCTGAGCGCGCTGTGGGAGAGGGCCGTGCGGGCCGGCAAGCGGGTGCGGGCGGAGACCGGCCTCGGCCGCGGGAGCCCTTCGCTGGTCCGGGCGGCGCTGCGGCGGGCGGAAGAGGGCGGCGTGCGGTGGGACCAGGCCCATCTCGCGGTGGTGGGCAGCGGCAGCATGGCGATGCTGGCCCTGCAGGAGGCGCTCGAGCGGGGCGTGCGCCGGTTTACCGTCTGCGCGAGGCGCCCCGAACGGGCCCGGGACGCCGCACAGGCGGTGATCGAAGGGCGGCGGGGGCTCCACCGGGAGGTCGAGCTCAGGGCGGAGGGCCTGCAGGCCCTTCCCGCCGTGCTGCGGGCGGCCGACCTGGTCGTGTCGGCGACGGCGGCGCCGGGCGCCGTGATCGACGCGGCCTCCCTGGCGAGCGCCGCGCAGCGGCGCAACGGTAAGGGCGCGCTCTGGGTGATCGACCTGGCCGTGCCCCGGGACGTGGAGGTGCCCGACCCGATGCCGCCGGGGTTGATCGTGCTGCACATCGACGACCTGGGGGCCGGCGGCGGGGCCTTCTCCGGGCCGCCAGGGGCGGCCGACCTCGAGGCGGCCCACCACATCGTCGGCCAGGAGGTGGCCCACTTCGTGGAGTGGCTGCGCCAGCGCCAGGCCGCTCCGGAGGTGGTAGCGATGCGCCGGCAGGCGGAGGAGGTCCGCCTCGCCGAGCTCGAGTGGGCGCTCGGCAGGTTGGACGGGGAGCTCTCGCCCCGGGCGAGGGAAGTCGTGGAACATCTCACCCGCCGGCTCACCAACAAGCTCATGCACCTCCCCACCGTCTACCTCAAGGAGCTCGTCGCCGGGCCGCCGCGCACGGAAGCGCAGGGAAGCGGCGGCGCCGATGCGGCGAGGGCGGCTGGCTGA
- the hemB gene encoding porphobilinogen synthase, protein MSVWTGSPGSRPGDGARARGAAVRPRRLRRTAALRSMVREVRLSPEQLIQPCFVHPAGIPPEPVESMPGVMRWPVDRVEQAASEALEAGVQAVLLFGIPASKDPRGSGADDPEGVVQQAVRRLKQRLPELVVITDVCLCEYTEHGHCGILRERRGQVEVDNDATLPRLAATALSHARAGADVVAPSAMMDGQVAAIREALDAEGYEDVAIMGYSAKFASAFYGPFREAAGSAPAFGDRRAYQMDPPNAREALREVDLDLAQGADIVMVKPALAYLDVLRQLRDRTTVPLAAYNVSGEYAMVEAAAARGWIDRRPIVLEMLTSMARAGADLIITYYASQAARWLREG, encoded by the coding sequence ATGAGCGTGTGGACGGGAAGCCCGGGCAGCCGGCCCGGCGACGGGGCGCGGGCCAGGGGCGCGGCGGTGCGCCCCCGGCGGCTTCGCCGCACGGCAGCCTTGAGGTCGATGGTGCGGGAGGTGCGCCTTTCTCCGGAGCAACTGATCCAGCCCTGTTTCGTGCATCCGGCGGGCATCCCCCCGGAGCCGGTGGAGTCGATGCCCGGCGTGATGCGCTGGCCGGTCGACCGGGTGGAGCAGGCGGCATCCGAGGCGCTCGAGGCGGGCGTGCAGGCCGTGCTGCTCTTCGGGATCCCCGCGAGCAAAGACCCGCGCGGGAGCGGCGCGGACGACCCCGAGGGCGTCGTGCAGCAGGCGGTGCGCCGCCTCAAGCAGCGCTTGCCGGAGCTGGTGGTGATCACCGACGTCTGCCTCTGCGAGTACACGGAGCACGGCCACTGCGGCATCCTGCGGGAGCGCCGCGGCCAGGTGGAGGTGGACAACGACGCGACTCTGCCCCGCCTGGCGGCTACCGCCCTCTCGCACGCCCGTGCGGGAGCCGACGTCGTGGCGCCGAGCGCCATGATGGACGGCCAGGTGGCGGCCATCCGGGAGGCGCTGGACGCCGAAGGGTACGAAGACGTCGCCATCATGGGTTATTCGGCCAAGTTCGCCTCGGCGTTCTACGGGCCGTTCCGGGAGGCCGCGGGGTCTGCGCCCGCTTTCGGCGACCGGAGGGCCTACCAGATGGACCCGCCCAACGCCCGGGAGGCGCTGCGGGAGGTGGACCTGGACCTGGCGCAGGGGGCCGACATCGTGATGGTCAAGCCGGCTCTGGCCTATCTGGACGTGCTGCGGCAGCTTCGCGACCGGACGACCGTGCCGCTGGCGGCCTACAACGTCAGCGGCGAGTACGCGATGGTCGAGGCGGCGGCCGCCCGGGGTTGGATCGACCGGCGCCCGATCGTGCTCGAGATGCTGACCTCCATGGCCCGGGCCGGCGCCGACCTGATCATCACGTACTACGCATCGCAGGCGGCGCGGTGGCTGCGGGAAGGCTGA
- the hemC gene encoding hydroxymethylbilane synthase — translation MMGRTLRVATRGSRLAMQQTALVVEMLRRRAGGLEFEVVPVTTHGDVASARWAGDRPAGAGAGGGGERPGEGAPADLLVGPGGTVGAFVKALEHALLEGRCDLAVHSLKDVPTQLPDALVLAAFPAREDPRDALVLAVAEGGQWPAAGRAPVDDAAGRLRGLGAGARIGTSSMRRWVQVRMLHPEVRAVEVRGNVETRLRRLEEGRADGLVLAAAGLHRLGLAGRVSAYFAPEAMVPAAGQGILAVECRRDDPEVLAVLGLLDRPELRAQAEAERAFQARTGAGCRWPVGALASVRGRHIRITGFLALPAGDGRPQGWMAARGSLEAEAPGEEPQALVGSAARAGETLAERLLARVQSGQGEAVDAPFGV, via the coding sequence ATGATGGGACGCACGCTTCGGGTGGCGACCCGTGGCAGCCGGCTGGCGATGCAGCAGACGGCGCTGGTGGTGGAGATGCTGCGCCGGCGGGCGGGCGGCCTGGAGTTCGAGGTGGTGCCCGTCACGACCCACGGGGACGTGGCCTCGGCGCGGTGGGCCGGTGACCGGCCGGCCGGGGCCGGTGCGGGCGGTGGGGGGGAGCGGCCCGGCGAGGGGGCGCCGGCCGACCTGCTGGTGGGGCCAGGGGGGACGGTGGGAGCGTTCGTCAAGGCACTCGAGCACGCGCTGCTGGAGGGGCGCTGCGACCTCGCCGTTCACAGCCTGAAGGACGTACCGACGCAACTCCCCGACGCCCTGGTGCTCGCGGCCTTTCCCGCCCGGGAAGACCCGCGCGACGCGCTGGTGCTGGCCGTGGCGGAAGGCGGGCAGTGGCCGGCGGCGGGGCGTGCGCCGGTCGATGACGCGGCCGGACGCCTGCGGGGCCTCGGAGCCGGGGCAAGGATCGGCACGTCGTCCATGCGGCGGTGGGTGCAGGTGCGCATGCTGCATCCGGAGGTGCGCGCCGTCGAGGTGCGGGGCAACGTGGAGACCCGGCTGCGCCGCCTGGAGGAGGGCCGCGCCGACGGGCTGGTGCTGGCGGCGGCCGGCCTGCATCGCCTGGGGCTCGCAGGGCGGGTGAGCGCCTATTTCGCTCCGGAGGCGATGGTGCCGGCAGCGGGGCAGGGCATCCTGGCGGTGGAGTGCCGCCGGGACGACCCCGAGGTGCTGGCGGTGCTGGGCCTCCTGGACCGCCCGGAGCTGCGGGCGCAGGCCGAGGCGGAGCGGGCGTTTCAGGCGCGCACGGGCGCGGGCTGCCGGTGGCCGGTCGGGGCGCTCGCGTCGGTACGCGGGCGGCACATTCGCATCACGGGCTTCCTGGCGCTGCCGGCAGGCGACGGCCGGCCCCAGGGCTGGATGGCGGCCCGGGGCTCGCTCGAGGCGGAGGCGCCGGGGGAAGAGCCCCAGGCGCTCGTCGGCTCGGCCGCCCGGGCAGGAGAAACACTGGCAGAACGGCTGCTCGCCCGGGTGCAGTCAGGGCAGGGGGAGGCCGTTGATGCGCCTTTCGGGGTGTAG
- the folE gene encoding GTP cyclohydrolase I FolE, which translates to MDTAMEATTGGRGAGSRQPPGLKRRLRRLEEAVKTILANIGEDPGRPGLAQTPERVARMYLELFSGLGSDPAEQLTVLEEEGAGDLVIVRDIPLYSMCEHHLIPFIGRAHVAYLPDQGRITGLSKIARLVEGYARRPQVQERLTRQLADAIEARLAPRGVAVVVEAEHLCMVMRGVRAHGSRVVTVAVRGLFASDPAEREQVIAQLRS; encoded by the coding sequence ATGGACACCGCCATGGAAGCGACCACCGGAGGCCGAGGGGCCGGGTCCAGGCAGCCGCCCGGGCTGAAGCGGCGGCTCAGGCGGCTGGAGGAAGCCGTGAAAACCATCCTGGCCAACATCGGCGAGGATCCGGGCCGCCCGGGCCTGGCCCAGACGCCTGAACGGGTGGCCCGCATGTACCTGGAGCTCTTCTCCGGGCTCGGCTCCGATCCGGCCGAGCAGCTCACCGTGCTCGAGGAGGAAGGAGCCGGGGATCTGGTGATCGTGCGCGACATCCCCCTCTACTCGATGTGCGAGCACCACCTGATCCCGTTCATCGGGCGCGCCCACGTGGCGTACCTGCCCGACCAGGGGCGCATCACCGGGCTTTCCAAGATTGCACGCCTCGTGGAGGGTTATGCGCGCCGGCCGCAGGTACAGGAGCGCCTGACCCGCCAGCTCGCCGACGCCATCGAGGCGCGCCTTGCGCCGCGCGGCGTGGCGGTGGTCGTGGAGGCGGAGCACCTGTGCATGGTCATGCGCGGCGTGCGGGCTCACGGCTCTCGAGTCGTGACGGTGGCGGTGCGCGGGCTGTTCGCCTCGGATCCTGCCGAGCGGGAACAGGTCATCGCCCAGCTGCGCTCCTGA
- a CDS encoding uroporphyrinogen-III synthase has product MRLSGCRVLVTRPAHQAGPAVAALEAEGARVTPVPVLRIAPPDDPEALRRACREAWEGCFDWIVVTSPNGAQALAEALRAVAPGRGAAAAGEQAAPAGGAGGQLPARVCAVGAATRRALEAAHVRVDCMPDEPRAAAIPAALARCGHLQGARILLAVGDRADEMLQRELAAGGATVVRVEAYRTLDDPANAARAAALVRSGEVDVLVAASPSAVCAVTAHLKGPPPGRVRVVAIGPTTAGAALGAGWRVEQATSPSPEALAAACARAWQELRMEGDGQGR; this is encoded by the coding sequence ATGCGCCTTTCGGGGTGTAGGGTGCTGGTGACGCGGCCCGCCCACCAGGCCGGCCCGGCGGTTGCGGCCCTGGAAGCGGAGGGGGCGCGGGTGACTCCTGTCCCGGTGCTGCGGATCGCTCCCCCCGATGACCCGGAGGCGTTGCGGCGGGCGTGCCGGGAAGCATGGGAGGGCTGTTTCGACTGGATCGTGGTCACGAGCCCCAACGGCGCCCAGGCCCTGGCCGAGGCCCTGCGGGCGGTGGCTCCCGGCAGGGGAGCGGCCGCCGCGGGCGAGCAAGCGGCTCCCGCAGGAGGCGCCGGCGGGCAGCTGCCGGCTCGGGTCTGCGCGGTGGGGGCGGCGACCCGCAGGGCGCTGGAAGCGGCGCACGTACGGGTCGACTGCATGCCGGACGAGCCCCGGGCGGCTGCCATACCTGCCGCGCTGGCCCGGTGCGGGCACCTGCAGGGGGCCCGGATCCTGCTGGCCGTCGGGGATCGGGCGGACGAGATGCTGCAGCGAGAGCTCGCCGCGGGCGGCGCCACAGTGGTGCGCGTCGAAGCGTACCGCACCCTGGACGACCCGGCCAACGCAGCGCGGGCCGCCGCCTTGGTGCGCTCGGGCGAGGTCGACGTGCTGGTGGCGGCATCCCCGAGCGCCGTCTGTGCCGTCACGGCCCACCTCAAAGGCCCGCCGCCCGGGCGCGTGCGGGTGGTGGCCATCGGGCCGACGACGGCGGGCGCGGCGCTCGGCGCGGGGTGGCGGGTCGAGCAGGCCACGTCGCCATCGCCCGAGGCGCTGGCGGCGGCGTGCGCGCGAGCCTGGCAAGAGCTTCGGATGGAAGGGGACGGGCAAGGGCGATGA
- a CDS encoding helix-turn-helix domain-containing protein gives MDWVSVKEACQILGVHETTLRRWTDEGRISAFRTPGGHRRYRRADLLAFLARGQNVPAEGGVDHLARLALSATRQELGRRLPGEPWRARYRTREEALRASGRQLLGLLVHFAARPGDGESYLHSARQIMRRYGEEAVQMGLSAAETARAFLVFRQSIMQALAQSLDRPPAGDPEGWQILQRAGRFFDELLVATLERYGPGGHAPALPDKEATG, from the coding sequence GTGGACTGGGTGAGCGTCAAAGAGGCCTGCCAGATCCTGGGCGTCCACGAGACGACCCTGCGGCGGTGGACCGACGAGGGGCGCATCAGCGCCTTCCGCACCCCTGGTGGCCACCGGCGCTACCGGCGGGCCGATCTCCTGGCGTTTTTGGCCAGGGGGCAGAACGTGCCGGCAGAAGGCGGAGTGGACCATCTGGCCCGCCTGGCGCTGTCTGCGACCCGGCAGGAGCTGGGGAGGAGGCTGCCGGGCGAACCGTGGAGAGCGCGCTACCGCACCCGGGAGGAGGCGCTGCGGGCGAGCGGCCGGCAGCTGCTGGGGCTGCTCGTGCACTTCGCGGCGCGACCGGGCGACGGGGAGTCGTACCTGCACAGCGCCCGGCAGATCATGCGGCGCTACGGCGAGGAAGCCGTGCAGATGGGGCTGTCGGCCGCGGAGACGGCGCGGGCCTTCCTGGTCTTCCGCCAGAGCATCATGCAGGCGCTCGCCCAGTCCCTCGACCGGCCGCCGGCCGGAGACCCCGAAGGGTGGCAGATCCTTCAGCGGGCGGGGCGCTTTTTCGACGAGCTCCTGGTCGCGACGCTCGAGCGCTACGGTCCTGGCGGGCATGCCCCGGCGCTGCCCGACAAGGAGGCGACCGGCTGA
- a CDS encoding gamma-glutamyltransferase family protein gives MPAGRSRSERYRIARVFAQRGLVATSHSLAAQAGLRILMEGGNAVDAAIATAACLVVVEPTSCGLGGDAFAIVWDGERLHGLNASGPAPAALDAEALRRRGLAQVPTEGWESVTVPGVVAGWAALARRWGSMPLTRVLAPAIEYAERGHPVPVRTALLWQAAAARFGQRQDFREAFLPGGRAPRAGEIVRQPDQARTLRLIAESGGEAMYRGPLALEIARYAARTGGYLTLEDLSAYEAEWVDPLSTRYRDVEVWELPPNGQGVAALLALGIASRFDPAPAGPAAGGSRFPDARWSHLLAESLRLALHEAYQHVADPRRAPVPVERFTDPAFAAALALRIDPGHAIPEPIPDRSAAGGTVYLCTADEQGRMVSFIQSNFYGFGSGVVVPGTGIALQNRGAGFNLIPGHPNELAPGKRPFHTIIPGFLTRKGRPLAAFGVMGGDMQAQGHVQVVSALVDGGLDPQAALDLPRFRVMPGGHLALEEGFDPELARALAGMGHPISTGQAPLGFGGGQIVWRDPESGVYVGGSDPRKDGQAAGW, from the coding sequence GTGCCGGCCGGACGCTCGCGTTCGGAGCGCTACCGCATCGCTCGGGTCTTCGCGCAGCGGGGCCTGGTCGCCACCAGCCATTCGCTGGCGGCGCAGGCGGGCCTGCGTATCCTGATGGAGGGCGGCAACGCCGTCGACGCGGCCATCGCCACCGCCGCCTGCCTGGTGGTGGTGGAGCCCACCTCGTGCGGCCTGGGCGGCGACGCCTTCGCCATCGTCTGGGACGGAGAGCGCCTGCACGGCCTCAACGCCTCCGGGCCGGCGCCCGCCGCGCTCGACGCCGAAGCCCTGCGCCGCCGGGGCCTGGCGCAGGTGCCCACCGAAGGGTGGGAGTCCGTGACGGTCCCGGGGGTCGTAGCGGGCTGGGCTGCCCTGGCCAGGCGCTGGGGCAGCATGCCCCTCACGCGGGTGCTGGCGCCGGCCATCGAGTACGCGGAGCGGGGCCACCCGGTGCCGGTGCGCACTGCGCTGTTGTGGCAGGCGGCTGCCGCCCGCTTCGGGCAGCGCCAGGACTTCCGAGAGGCTTTCCTGCCGGGGGGACGGGCGCCCCGGGCCGGCGAGATCGTCCGCCAGCCGGACCAGGCGCGCACCTTGCGGCTCATCGCCGAGTCAGGCGGCGAGGCGATGTACCGCGGGCCGCTCGCCCTGGAGATCGCCCGGTATGCCGCCCGCACCGGCGGCTACCTGACCCTGGAAGACCTGAGCGCCTACGAGGCGGAGTGGGTCGACCCCCTCTCGACGCGATACCGGGACGTCGAGGTCTGGGAGCTCCCTCCCAACGGGCAGGGGGTGGCGGCCCTGCTGGCCCTCGGCATCGCCTCGCGCTTCGACCCGGCTCCGGCTGGCCCGGCTGCCGGCGGCTCCCGTTTCCCGGATGCCCGCTGGAGCCACCTGCTGGCCGAATCGCTGCGCCTGGCCCTGCACGAGGCGTATCAGCACGTGGCCGATCCACGGCGGGCGCCGGTCCCGGTCGAGCGCTTCACGGACCCTGCCTTCGCCGCGGCGCTGGCCCTGCGCATCGACCCCGGACACGCCATCCCCGAGCCCATCCCCGACCGTTCGGCAGCGGGCGGCACCGTCTACCTCTGCACGGCCGACGAGCAGGGGCGGATGGTCTCGTTCATCCAGTCCAACTTCTACGGTTTCGGCTCGGGGGTGGTCGTGCCGGGTACCGGCATCGCGCTGCAAAACCGGGGGGCCGGGTTCAACCTGATTCCCGGGCATCCCAACGAGCTTGCGCCCGGGAAGCGGCCGTTCCATACGATCATCCCGGGGTTCCTGACCCGGAAGGGCCGGCCGCTGGCCGCGTTCGGGGTGATGGGGGGCGACATGCAGGCGCAGGGCCACGTGCAGGTCGTCTCCGCCCTGGTCGACGGCGGGCTCGATCCCCAGGCGGCGCTCGACCTGCCGCGCTTTCGGGTCATGCCCGGCGGCCACCTGGCGCTGGAAGAGGGCTTCGACCCGGAGCTCGCCCGGGCGCTTGCCGGGATGGGCCATCCCATCTCGACCGGGCAGGCGCCGCTCGGCTTCGGAGGCGGCCAGATCGTCTGGCGAGACCCGGAGAGCGGCGTCTACGTGGGCGGCTCCGATCCGCGCAAGGACGGGCAAGCCGCGGGATGGTAG
- the hemL gene encoding glutamate-1-semialdehyde 2,1-aminomutase: protein METPQWWERARRVMPGGVNSPVRAFRAVGGTPVFAARGEGPYVWDVSGRRYVDLVQSWGALILGHAHPAVVEAVQRAAASGTSFGMPTTAEVELAELIASALPSVEMVRLVNSGTEAVMSAVRLSRAATGRRYVVKFEGCYHGHSDAMLVKAGSGAALYSAGGGAAPTWAGATSVSPASPGVSPGAAGETLLARYNHLEDVEALFSRWGQEIAAVIVEPVAANMGVVLPKPGFLEGLRAITRRNGSLLIFDEVITGFRVGWSGAQGRFGVQPDLTCLGKIMGGGLPAGAYAGRRELMELVAPQGPVYQAGTLSGNPIAVAAGLATLRELQREEGIYECLEARARRLADGLRQAAKEAGACVSVVQVGAMLGLSFRAQAPQDFTEAQEGDAGAYARFFHAMLERGVHLAPAMLEAIFLSTAHDERVTGEVTEAARAAFAAAAG, encoded by the coding sequence GTGGAAACCCCACAGTGGTGGGAACGAGCCCGCAGAGTCATGCCGGGTGGCGTCAACAGCCCGGTCCGGGCGTTTCGGGCGGTAGGGGGTACCCCGGTGTTCGCCGCACGAGGCGAGGGGCCTTACGTCTGGGACGTGAGCGGCCGCCGCTACGTGGACCTGGTGCAGTCGTGGGGGGCGCTCATCCTGGGCCACGCCCACCCGGCCGTCGTGGAGGCGGTGCAGCGGGCCGCCGCGTCGGGCACCAGCTTCGGGATGCCGACCACCGCCGAGGTGGAGCTCGCCGAGCTGATCGCCTCGGCGCTACCGTCCGTCGAGATGGTGAGGCTGGTCAACTCCGGCACCGAGGCCGTCATGAGCGCCGTGCGGTTGAGCCGGGCAGCGACCGGCCGCCGCTACGTGGTGAAGTTCGAGGGGTGCTACCACGGCCACTCGGATGCGATGCTGGTCAAGGCCGGCTCCGGGGCGGCCCTGTACTCGGCCGGCGGAGGAGCAGCCCCCACCTGGGCGGGAGCAACCTCCGTCTCGCCGGCCTCCCCCGGAGTGAGCCCCGGCGCGGCCGGTGAGACGCTGCTTGCACGTTACAATCACCTCGAAGACGTGGAGGCGCTCTTTTCCCGCTGGGGCCAGGAGATCGCCGCCGTGATCGTGGAGCCGGTGGCCGCCAACATGGGGGTCGTCCTGCCCAAACCGGGTTTCCTGGAGGGCCTGCGCGCCATCACGCGCCGTAACGGGAGCCTGCTGATCTTCGACGAGGTCATCACGGGCTTCCGGGTGGGATGGAGCGGAGCGCAGGGCCGCTTCGGCGTCCAACCGGATCTCACCTGCCTCGGCAAGATCATGGGGGGTGGGCTTCCCGCCGGCGCGTACGCGGGCCGCCGGGAGCTCATGGAGCTGGTCGCCCCGCAGGGTCCCGTGTACCAGGCCGGCACCCTCTCGGGCAACCCCATCGCGGTCGCGGCGGGGCTTGCGACGCTCCGGGAACTCCAGAGGGAGGAAGGGATCTACGAGTGCCTGGAGGCCCGTGCGCGGCGGCTGGCGGACGGGCTGCGCCAGGCAGCGAAGGAGGCCGGGGCCTGCGTCTCCGTCGTCCAGGTCGGCGCGATGCTGGGATTATCGTTTCGCGCCCAGGCGCCCCAGGACTTCACCGAGGCGCAGGAAGGCGACGCCGGCGCTTACGCGCGCTTTTTCCACGCCATGCTGGAGCGCGGGGTGCACCTGGCCCCGGCCATGCTGGAGGCCATCTTCCTGTCCACGGCCCACGACGAGCGGGTCACCGGCGAAGTGACGGAGGCTGCCCGGGCAGCGTTCGCCGCAGCCGCAGGCTGA
- a CDS encoding class I SAM-dependent methyltransferase has protein sequence MAWYEELFDETYLATYDPLLTAEYTSEQVDGLERLLELSPPADILDMPCGQGRHSIELARRGYRVTGVDLSAYLLDVARRRAEEAGLREEAVEWVRQDMRDFRRPQAFDVAINLFSSFGYLEDEAEDARVMAAFYESLRPGGRLVMEMIHKYWLIRSGSEQVWVETPGAFTLERVRYNVLTDRTETDRVVILDGGRVERRRFSIRQYSLVELARMAREVGFELAGAYGTLNGEEPLTLESRRLVAVFRRP, from the coding sequence ATGGCCTGGTACGAGGAACTCTTCGACGAGACGTACCTCGCGACCTATGACCCGCTCCTGACCGCGGAGTACACCTCCGAGCAGGTGGATGGCCTCGAGCGGCTGCTGGAGCTGAGCCCGCCGGCCGACATCCTGGACATGCCGTGCGGGCAGGGGCGCCACTCCATCGAGCTCGCCCGCCGCGGGTACCGGGTGACCGGGGTCGACCTGTCGGCCTACCTGCTCGACGTGGCGCGCAGGCGGGCGGAGGAGGCGGGGCTGCGCGAGGAGGCCGTCGAGTGGGTGCGCCAGGACATGCGCGACTTCCGGCGGCCGCAGGCGTTCGACGTGGCCATCAACCTGTTCAGCTCTTTCGGGTACCTGGAAGACGAGGCGGAGGACGCCCGGGTGATGGCGGCGTTTTACGAGAGCCTGCGGCCGGGCGGCCGGCTCGTGATGGAGATGATCCACAAGTACTGGCTGATCCGGTCGGGGAGCGAGCAGGTCTGGGTGGAGACACCGGGTGCCTTCACGCTGGAGAGGGTACGGTACAACGTGCTCACCGACCGCACCGAGACGGACCGGGTCGTCATCCTGGACGGCGGCCGGGTGGAGCGCCGCCGCTTCTCCATCCGCCAGTACAGCCTGGTGGAGCTGGCCAGGATGGCCAGGGAGGTCGGTTTCGAGCTGGCGGGGGCGTACGGGACGCTCAACGGGGAAGAGCCGCTGACCCTGGAGTCCCGGAGGCTCGTGGCAGTCTTCAGGCGGCCGTAG